One segment of Campylobacter hominis ATCC BAA-381 DNA contains the following:
- a CDS encoding LTA synthase family protein, whose product MKRNNISKKHIISILIVFFAGFLLGLTYFSYRHFGNFTAAQMIFHFVSDIGDTLNEYKTSIREKIIVPAFVVALLWFLAIKFSQFFKKHSLKFSFAFLIVSLIVANAKMSFYDIFSYFFVYSDIYEKEYKNPDFSKISLKKPKNLIIVYAESLELNYSELRNNRKIDITNLKEIAKNGVVFNNGHKMLNNTGWTAAGLLAYNCGIPLSIVGDKNETYKKMTCLGDVLDHFGYDQEYLLGSDATFANAKEFFITHKIKVSDLKSMNLKNDFGWGIYDDKIFKIAKEKLNQKATLHKPFAFYISTINMHFPGNKSPGCTSMDDRYTESISCTDKELSEFLKWIMKQDFYKNTSVIVLGDHLSQVQRYFKRSSDRRIFNLFLNSGFSGVDTNRKVNHFDMLPAILESINISVDAFGLGRNPTKNTPLLLEKYDFDDLNKEISKRSKMYNNEFLDKK is encoded by the coding sequence ATGAAAAGAAATAATATATCAAAAAAACACATAATTTCTATTTTAATAGTATTTTTTGCAGGATTTTTGCTTGGTCTTACATATTTCAGTTATCGTCATTTCGGAAATTTTACAGCTGCTCAAATGATTTTTCATTTTGTCAGCGATATCGGTGATACGCTTAATGAATACAAAACTTCCATTAGAGAAAAAATTATAGTTCCTGCGTTTGTAGTGGCTTTGCTTTGGTTTTTGGCTATTAAATTCAGTCAATTTTTTAAAAAACACTCTTTGAAATTTTCTTTTGCTTTTTTGATTGTTTCTTTAATAGTAGCAAATGCTAAAATGAGTTTTTATGACATTTTTTCATATTTTTTTGTTTATTCGGATATTTATGAAAAAGAGTATAAAAATCCTGATTTCAGTAAAATTTCGCTTAAAAAACCTAAAAATTTGATAATCGTTTATGCAGAGAGTTTGGAATTAAATTATAGTGAACTTAGAAACAATAGAAAAATAGATATTACAAATTTAAAAGAGATAGCAAAAAACGGAGTAGTGTTTAATAATGGTCATAAAATGTTGAATAATACAGGTTGGACAGCAGCAGGGCTTTTAGCTTATAACTGCGGTATTCCACTTTCAATAGTCGGAGATAAAAATGAAACATATAAAAAAATGACTTGTCTTGGAGATGTGCTTGATCATTTCGGATATGATCAGGAGTATCTTTTAGGAAGTGATGCGACTTTTGCAAATGCAAAAGAATTTTTTATAACTCATAAAATAAAAGTTAGTGATTTAAAATCTATGAATTTAAAAAATGATTTTGGATGGGGAATTTATGATGATAAAATTTTTAAAATTGCAAAAGAAAAACTAAACCAAAAAGCAACATTGCATAAACCTTTTGCTTTTTATATTTCTACTATAAATATGCATTTTCCTGGAAATAAAAGCCCTGGCTGCACGTCAATGGACGATAGATATACTGAAAGCATATCTTGTACTGACAAGGAGTTAAGCGAATTTTTAAAATGGATAATGAAACAGGATTTTTATAAAAACACATCCGTAATTGTTTTAGGTGATCATTTATCACAAGTGCAAAGATATTTTAAAAGAAGTAGTGATAGAAGAATTTTTAATCTCTTTTTAAATTCAGGTTTCAGCGGAGTTGATACAAATAGAAAAGTCAATCATTTTGATATGCTACCAGCAATTTTAGAGAGCATAAATATAAGCGTTGATGCTTTCGGGCTTGGTAGAAATCCTACAAAAAATACTCCGTTACTGCTTGAAAAATATGATTTTGATGATTTAAATAAAGAAATTTCGAAACGAAGCAAAATGTATAACAATGAATTTTTGGATAAAAAATAA
- a CDS encoding nucleotide sugar dehydrogenase, with product MLNLKDKIIAVVGLGYVGMPLLNAFSKKYKTIGYDINQKRVEELKSGVDRTLELNNSQLKEMDTFYTTDINDLKCANIFIVTVPTPIDSKNKPDLTPLIKSSESIGKALNKGDIVIYESTVYPGVTEEICVPCLEKTSGLKFNIDFFCGYSPERINPGDKEHTVSKILKVTSGSTPEIADVVDALYKSIITAGTLKASSIKVAEASKVIENTQRDVNIALINELALIFDAMNIDTNEVIEAASTKWNFIKLKPGLVGGHCIGVDPYYLTYKAEELGYKPNLILNARHINNSMAGFIANKTIKTMIDNDIKIKGSNVLVLGVTFKENCPDLRNTKVLNIVENLEEYGINVDIYDPWVDTNESNITFNHEIIANPFKNSKKYDAIIVAVAHNEFKNLKDSDYDKILNQHIIIDIKGIVNKPTWRL from the coding sequence ATGTTAAATTTAAAAGATAAAATCATAGCTGTTGTTGGGCTTGGATATGTTGGAATGCCTTTGCTTAACGCATTTTCCAAAAAATACAAAACAATCGGATATGACATAAATCAAAAAAGAGTTGAAGAGCTTAAAAGTGGCGTAGATAGGACGCTTGAATTAAATAACAGTCAGTTAAAAGAAATGGATACTTTTTATACTACTGATATAAATGATCTAAAATGTGCAAATATATTTATCGTGACGGTTCCTACGCCGATTGATTCTAAAAATAAGCCGGATCTTACACCACTTATAAAATCAAGTGAAAGCATAGGAAAAGCGTTAAATAAAGGTGATATAGTAATATATGAAAGTACAGTTTATCCTGGTGTTACTGAAGAAATTTGCGTACCTTGCTTGGAAAAAACATCAGGACTTAAATTTAATATTGACTTTTTTTGCGGATATTCGCCCGAAAGAATAAATCCTGGTGATAAAGAACACACTGTATCTAAAATTTTAAAAGTTACAAGCGGCAGCACGCCTGAAATTGCCGATGTTGTAGATGCGCTTTATAAAAGTATAATAACTGCAGGAACTTTAAAAGCAAGCAGCATAAAAGTAGCAGAAGCGAGTAAAGTCATAGAAAATACTCAAAGAGACGTAAATATTGCGCTTATAAACGAGCTTGCTCTTATTTTTGATGCGATGAATATTGATACGAATGAAGTTATTGAAGCGGCTTCAACTAAGTGGAATTTTATCAAGTTAAAACCAGGGCTTGTCGGAGGTCACTGCATAGGTGTAGATCCGTATTATCTCACATATAAAGCCGAAGAGCTTGGATATAAACCGAATTTAATTTTAAACGCAAGACACATAAATAATTCAATGGCAGGTTTTATAGCAAACAAAACTATAAAAACAATGATAGATAACGATATTAAAATTAAAGGCTCAAACGTTCTTGTTTTGGGTGTTACATTTAAAGAAAATTGCCCTGATTTAAGAAATACAAAGGTTTTAAATATAGTGGAAAATTTGGAAGAATATGGCATAAATGTAGATATTTATGATCCTTGGGTAGATACAAATGAATCAAATATCACTTTCAATCACGAAATTATCGCAAATCCTTTCAAGAATAGCAAAAAATACGACGCTATAATTGTAGCTGTAGCTCATAATGAGTTTAAAAATTTAAAAGATAGCGATTATGATAAAATTTTAAATCAACATATCATAATTGATATAAAAGGTATTGTAAATAAGCCGACTTGGAGATTATAA